The sequence GACCACCTCAAAACCCTCGTCGAAATCCTCCAGCCTGAGTGGCTCATCGGCGTTGGCGGATTCGCCGAAGGCCGCGCCCTCCTCCTTCAAGACCAGTTCCCCAAATTAAAAATCGCCCGCATCCTCCACCCCAGCCCCGCCAGCCCCGCCGCCAACAAAGACTGGTCCGGCAACGTCACCCGCAAAATGCATGAACTCGCCCTCTGGTAGTCAAAAAGGACCGCGAAGTTTTACTTCGCCTACTTTAGCCTTTAGCCTTCATCCTTTCTAATCCCTGCTCCAATTTTCACTTTTCACCCCCCCACTCCCTCTCTAACCTCATCACCATGGACAACGTCAGACTCGGCATCGTAGGACTCGGAAACATGGGCAAGACACACCTTGCCAACATCCGTGCAGGAAAAGTCACCGGACTTCGCGTCACCGCCCTCTGCGAAAGCGTCGGCACCCTCCCTCCCCTCGTTGAAGGCGAAACTCCCTTCACCGACGTCGAAGCCATGATCCACAGCGGCAAAATCGACGCCATCCTCATCTGCACCCCCCACTTCTCCCACACCACCATCGGCATCTCCGCCCTCAACGCCGGCCTGCACGTCCTCGTCGAGAAACCCATTTCCGTTCACAAAGCCGACTGCGAACGCCTCATCGCCGCGCACACCAACAAAAAGCAGGTGTTCGCCGCCATGTTCAACCAGCGCACCAACGCCACCTTCAAAAAAGTCAAAGACCTCATCGACTCCGGCGAAATCGGCGAAGTCCGCCGCATTCATTGGGAAGTGACCAATTGGTTCCGCACCAACTACTACTATGCCACCGGCGGCTGGCGCGGCACCTGGAAAGGCGAGGGCGGCGGAGTCCTCATGAATCAGTGCCCACACAACCTCGACCTCTTCCAATGGCTCTTCGGCATGCCCGACACCATCCGCGGCTTCTGCCAGTTCGGTCGATTCCACGAAATCGAAGTCGAAGACAACGTCACCGCCTACATGGCCTACAAAAACGGCACCACCGCCACCTTCATCACCTCCACAGGTGAAGCCCCCGGCGCCAACCGCCTTGAAATCATCGCTGAACAAGGCCGGCTCACCATCACCGACGGCACCCAAATCCACTCCCAGCGCAACCGCCAGCCCATGGGCAAATTCTGCATGGAAGCCGAAGCCGCCTTCGCCGCTCCCGAAACCTGGAGCATGAACATCCCCGTCGATCAAAGCGGTGGTCAGCACAACGAGATCCTGCAAAACTTCACCAACGCCATCCTCAAGGACGAGCACCTCCTCTCCCCCGCCGAGCAAGGCATCTACAGCGTGGAACTGGCCAATGCCATCCTCCTCTCCACCTGGCAGGACAAAACCATTGAACTCCCCTTCGACTCCGCCGATTACGAAAAACTCCTCATCGAAAAAGGCGAAGCCAGCACCTTCCAGAAAACCAAAGTCGTCGCCAAAGCCACCTCCGACGACTTTGCAAAGAGCTTCAAGTGACCAACTTGACATAGGTCCTCGGAATTGGCGCAATCTTTTACTGCCGCCGAAAACAGTCATTCTGTTTTTAGGTGGAGAACCATGTTATGTTACCGGTGATCAATCAATCCAAGTGGCCAGTGTGGTGCGCAAAGAAAGCGTTGCCCATGCAAGAAGCGTCTTTTGCATTGGAAACCTGCTACTACGGAGCGGGCTGGCGCACCCGTCCTGGCACACTTCTGCTGACAGATAAGGAGCTCATTCACCACTCCTATTCATGGCGAGACACACATTACGCGATGTTTGAGCCGAGTCTGCGCGTCACGATTCCGATGATTGACGTCGCGCACGTTGCTCCCCTGCGCCTCAAATTTGGATGGCGGTTGCTCCACGGAAATCCTCAATCATGTTTCCGCATGTTCATGCAAGATGGAACGCACCACGACCTGCTTTTACAACGCTCTGGCGAAGAATTTCGAAGTTCGCTTTCGTCTCGCGGGATTCCAATCGAGCCGGAAATATACGCCGTCTAGCCCCCACGCTTCCTCCCCCTCC comes from Phragmitibacter flavus and encodes:
- a CDS encoding Gfo/Idh/MocA family protein — encoded protein: MDNVRLGIVGLGNMGKTHLANIRAGKVTGLRVTALCESVGTLPPLVEGETPFTDVEAMIHSGKIDAILICTPHFSHTTIGISALNAGLHVLVEKPISVHKADCERLIAAHTNKKQVFAAMFNQRTNATFKKVKDLIDSGEIGEVRRIHWEVTNWFRTNYYYATGGWRGTWKGEGGGVLMNQCPHNLDLFQWLFGMPDTIRGFCQFGRFHEIEVEDNVTAYMAYKNGTTATFITSTGEAPGANRLEIIAEQGRLTITDGTQIHSQRNRQPMGKFCMEAEAAFAAPETWSMNIPVDQSGGQHNEILQNFTNAILKDEHLLSPAEQGIYSVELANAILLSTWQDKTIELPFDSADYEKLLIEKGEASTFQKTKVVAKATSDDFAKSFK